ACCTCGTCGTGGCGGTAGGTGATGAAGGGGGAGCTTTCCATGGTGAGGAGCGAAAAGGGCCACTGGTTCACCCAGCTGCAGGAGAGGTAGACGTCGTCGTGGCGCTGCATCAGCACCTTCATGGCGGCGATGACCAGGTCCTGCCCCTTGCGCAGTTCGAACTTGCCGCCCGAGAAGACCACGAAGCGGTCGTCCGGGGGGAGCGGCAGCGGATAGAAGCGTTCCGGGTCGACCCCCTGCAGGATGGTGCAGCAGTTTTTCACCCCGCCGATGCGCAGCAGGTACTCGCACCACTTGGAGCCAGCCACGATGAAGTCCCACCTGCGCGCGGCTTCGCGGGTGAAGTTGAGGATCTCGATGCTGTTTTCGAAGAAGCAGTAGCCGATGTTGATGGCGTCCCAGGCCTCGGGGTTCAGCGGCGCAAGGTTCTGCGACATGCAGTGCAGGGTCACCCCCGGCACCGGGGGGAGTTGGGCGATCTCGCGCTCGAGGTAGGTCCCGGCGATGCCCCAGCCGTGCATGGAACCGCTGGGCATGGATACTTTCATGAATGAAAACCTCTCTGTGGTGATGGGTCGACCACTACACGCGAGCAACTACCGTACCAGTGCGAAAAGGCGGGGGATAAGAGTTTGAAAAAGCGGTGATTTACGGCGGCGGGGCGACAGGCGGTCATTTCTTTGACAGCCAAAGTCGGACCAGTCGGACCAGTCGGACCAGTCGGACCAGTCGGACCAGTCGGACCAGTCGGACCAGTCGGCACTGGCCGACATAGGCGGCTACGGTTCGTTGCGCTCGCTTTGTTCGGAGAGGAGGACGATGTCGACGCGGCGGTTCTTGGCGCGCCCTTCTTCGTCGCTGTTGTCGGCTACCGGGCGGTACTCGCCGTAACCGGCGGCAGAAATCCGGGCGGGGTCGAAATCTTCCTGCTTGGTGAGGTATTGCAGCACGTGGGTAGCGCGCGCGGTGGAAAGCTCCCAGTTGGACGGGAAAGCGGCGGTGCTGATGGGGTTGTTGTCGGTGTGCCCCTCGACCCGCACCGCGTTGGAATAGGTGGCCAGGGAGGCCACCACGTCTTTCAAGAGGTTCAGGGAACTCTGCTTTAGCGTGGCGCTGCCACTGTCGAAGAACCCGGCTTCCTTGAGGCTCACCACCAGGCCGCGCTGGGTCACCGACACGGAGACCTTGTTTTGCGCCCCCGCCTTCATCAGGTACGCCTCGATGGAAGCCTTGGTGGCGCGGAAGTCCTGTTCGCTGCCGCGGGTCCTGGTGCTGCTCATCCGTTTGGGGGCCTGGGTGATCTTGTGGATGGAAGGGATGACACTCATGGAACCGGCGTCAATGACGGTCGGCTTCTGGCCGGCGGAGGTGGTGCTGTAGCCAAAGGACTCGCGCATGGAGGCGAGCACCTCCTCGGCCTTCTTCTTGTCGGTCTGGCTCATGGCGTAGAGTGTCACGAACACGGCGAACAACAGCGTGATGAAGTCGGCGTAGGAGACCAGCCAGCGCTCGTGGTTGGGTTCTTTTTCGTGCTGGGCCTTTTTCTTAGCCATTTACTTTCCCTTCTTCTCTCCACCGTCATGCAGGTAGGCCCTGAGCTTCTGCTCGATGAAGTGGGGGTTCTCGCCGTTTTGAATGGCGATCAGACCCTCGATGACCATCTCCTTCTGCAACAGCTCCTCTTTGAGACGGATCTTCAGCTTGGTGCCGAACGGGATGCAGAAGATGTTGGCGGTCATCAGGCCGTAGATGGTGGCGACGAAGGCGACGGCGATGCCGCCCCCGAGCTTGGAGGGGTCGGAAAGGTTGCTCATGACGTGGATCAGGCCGAGCACGGCGCCGATAATACCGATGGTGGGGGCGAAACCGCCGGCCGCCTCGAAAACCTCGGCGCTGTGCTTGCCGTGCGACTCGACCGAGCCCAGCTCGATCTCCATGGTCTCCCTGAGCTTCTGCGGGTCGATACCGTCGACCACCAGGGAGATCCCCTTCTTGGTGAAGGAATCCTTGACCGTCTGCGCTTCCTGCTCCAGCGAGATCAGGCCGTTTCTACGGGCCTTGGCCGCGTAGTTGATGATGTTCTTGATCACCGCCTCGGGGTCCTCCTTGGGCGGCATGAAGACCTTCTTCAGGTCCTTGACTGCGGCCATCAGGACCGGCAGCGGGAAGCTGACGATGGTCGCTGCCGCGGTGCCGCCGAGGACGATCATGGCTGCCGTCGGCTGTATCAGCGCCGACATGTGCAGACCTTCCAGGGCAGCACCGCCGAAAACGGCGAAAAGCCCCAGGGTTATTCCGATTATGGTCGATAAATCCATATATTTTCCTGGATCGTGAAAACGCTCGCCTGCGAACGGTTAGATCCTGCAGTTGGGGTGGTAGCTTTCCGCATCCCTTTTGCGCAGGTAGCGCCGGGCCACGCTCGACGAGGCGTGCCGGAACAGGTGCGCCTTGAAGTTGACGATCCGGCTGATAACCACCCGCGCCGGCTCCAGCACCAGGTACCGGTTGCCGTTGGAAAGGGTGATGTGCGTGTCCGGGGTCTCCGTGATGATCTCTATCAGGTCCGGGTTCAGGTACATCTCGGTACCGTCTCGTGTTGTCACCTTGACCATGTCTTCCCCCTGCGGAATTCGGCAGCTAATTTTGTTTTTCGGATGCAGCACCGAAAGCTTTAGCGCTATCACCACCCTTCGTCAAAAAAGAAACTGAAAAGGCCGTGCGAGCCTGGCCAGCTCACACGGCCCTTGGTGGCACGGGGGGTACCCTGCAACGCTACTTCATGTAGTCCAAAAGCGAGAGCTGGCTCAGCTTCGAGGTGGCCGACAGGGCCGCGTTGAAGGCAGTGGTCTGCTGGGAGAGCATCACAC
This window of the Geomonas agri genome carries:
- a CDS encoding glycosyltransferase, giving the protein MKVSMPSGSMHGWGIAGTYLEREIAQLPPVPGVTLHCMSQNLAPLNPEAWDAINIGYCFFENSIEILNFTREAARRWDFIVAGSKWCEYLLRIGGVKNCCTILQGVDPERFYPLPLPPDDRFVVFSGGKFELRKGQDLVIAAMKVLMQRHDDVYLSCSWVNQWPFSLLTMESSPFITYRHDEVDFLSVPGRCALENGLDPARTVVHPLVHNNAIRDVFAGTHVGLFPNRCEGGNNMVMCEYMACSRSVIASDTSGHADVINPAIAYPLTRYRPMVVNSGGVQTGVWEEPLLEEIIEMLEHVYRNRHELARKGALAAEEMKNLSWSGAARQFHYLATKLANQAELARMRNA
- a CDS encoding OmpA/MotB family protein; this translates as MAKKKAQHEKEPNHERWLVSYADFITLLFAVFVTLYAMSQTDKKKAEEVLASMRESFGYSTTSAGQKPTVIDAGSMSVIPSIHKITQAPKRMSSTRTRGSEQDFRATKASIEAYLMKAGAQNKVSVSVTQRGLVVSLKEAGFFDSGSATLKQSSLNLLKDVVASLATYSNAVRVEGHTDNNPISTAAFPSNWELSTARATHVLQYLTKQEDFDPARISAAGYGEYRPVADNSDEEGRAKNRRVDIVLLSEQSERNEP
- a CDS encoding flagellar motor protein; this translates as MDLSTIIGITLGLFAVFGGAALEGLHMSALIQPTAAMIVLGGTAAATIVSFPLPVLMAAVKDLKKVFMPPKEDPEAVIKNIINYAAKARRNGLISLEQEAQTVKDSFTKKGISLVVDGIDPQKLRETMEIELGSVESHGKHSAEVFEAAGGFAPTIGIIGAVLGLIHVMSNLSDPSKLGGGIAVAFVATIYGLMTANIFCIPFGTKLKIRLKEELLQKEMVIEGLIAIQNGENPHFIEQKLRAYLHDGGEKKGK
- a CDS encoding flagellar FlbD family protein, with the protein product MVKVTTRDGTEMYLNPDLIEIITETPDTHITLSNGNRYLVLEPARVVISRIVNFKAHLFRHASSSVARRYLRKRDAESYHPNCRI